One part of the Clarias gariepinus isolate MV-2021 ecotype Netherlands chromosome 24, CGAR_prim_01v2, whole genome shotgun sequence genome encodes these proteins:
- the tbx5b gene encoding T-box transcription factor TBX5b isoform X1, which translates to MEGVRVHLHERELWRKFHDVTTEMIITKAGRRMFPSYRVKVSGLNPQTKYILLMDVVSADQHRYKYVDNKWLVSGKADPPIPGQLYVHPDSPAPGAHWTKQLVSFQKLKLTNNHLDTFGHIVLNSMHKYQPRLHIVKADEKNGFGSTSTVFCTHSFPETIFIAVTSYQNHTITQLKIENNPFAKGFRGNEDIDMLRISCAQSREFPLVPRTTVRPRSDSATPYTVNLALMSDYTGPHPPGKRGQDTPTPEDQQNFTKTDSSSHLLTYQMEAGLSNGAPYRAESAQCQPCMYAGVMWESYPECPTYSSFTSSWEADGAPYSTPELNQDIYPQYICEPGMQPHCTMPEYTGWSGN; encoded by the exons ATGGAGGGGGTCAGAGTTCACCTGCACGAGCGAGAGCTGTGGAGGAAGTTTCATGACGTCACCACGGAAATGATCATCACCAAGGCAGGCCG GCGGATGTTCCCGAGTTACAGAGTGAAGGTGAGCGGTCTGAACCCCCAAACTAAATACATCCTGCTGATGGACGTCGTGTCTGCTGATCAGCACCGCTACAAATACGTGGATAACAAATG gttAGTAAGTGGGAAAGCAGATCCACCTATTCCGGGTCAACTATACGTTCATCCGGACTCTCCCGCACCTGGAGCTCACTGGACCAAACAACTTGTCTCCTTCCAAAAACTTAAACTGACCAACAACCACCTTGACACCTTCGGCCAT ATTGTATTAAACTCCATGCATAAATACCAGCCACGGCTACACATAGTGAAGGCTGATGAGAAGAACGGGTTTGGTTCCACCAGCACCGTGTTCTGTACACACTCGTTCCCTGAGACCATCTTCATCGCCGTCACGTCCTACCAGAACCACACA ATCACTCAGCTGAAGATTGAGAACAATCCGTTTGCTAAAGGTTTCCGCGGTAATGAAGACATTGATATGCTTCGAATATCTTGCGCACAGAG TAGGGAATTCCCGCTGGTACCAAGAACAACAGTTCGCCCGAGATCTGATTCAGCCACGCCCTACACAGTTAACCTCGCCCTCATGTCCGACTACACTGGCCCACATCCTCCAG GAAAACGAGGACAAGACACCCCTACACCAGAAGACCAACAAAATTTCACCAAAACTGACTCTTCCTCTCACCTCCTGACCTATCAGATGGAAGCTGGGTTGAGTAACGGAGCCCCCTACAGGGCGGAGTCAGCGCAGTGCCAGCCGTGTATGTACGCTGGTGTTATGTGGGAATCTTACCCCGAGTGCCCAACATATTCATCATTTACGTCCTCTTGGGAAGCAGACGGGGCCCCGTACTCCACCCCAGAACTTAACCAGGACATCTACCCACAATACATCTGTGAACCAGGCATGCAGCCACATTGCACAATGCCTGAGTACACAGGGTGGAGCGGTAACTGA
- the tbx5b gene encoding T-box transcription factor TBX5b isoform X2, giving the protein MIITKAGRRMFPSYRVKVSGLNPQTKYILLMDVVSADQHRYKYVDNKWLVSGKADPPIPGQLYVHPDSPAPGAHWTKQLVSFQKLKLTNNHLDTFGHIVLNSMHKYQPRLHIVKADEKNGFGSTSTVFCTHSFPETIFIAVTSYQNHTITQLKIENNPFAKGFRGNEDIDMLRISCAQREFPLVPRTTVRPRSDSATPYTVNLALMSDYTGPHPPGKRGQDTPTPEDQQNFTKTDSSSHLLTYQMEAGLSNGAPYRAESAQCQPCMYAGVMWESYPECPTYSSFTSSWEADGAPYSTPELNQDIYPQYICEPGMQPHCTMPEYTGWSGN; this is encoded by the exons ATGATCATCACCAAGGCAGGCCG GCGGATGTTCCCGAGTTACAGAGTGAAGGTGAGCGGTCTGAACCCCCAAACTAAATACATCCTGCTGATGGACGTCGTGTCTGCTGATCAGCACCGCTACAAATACGTGGATAACAAATG gttAGTAAGTGGGAAAGCAGATCCACCTATTCCGGGTCAACTATACGTTCATCCGGACTCTCCCGCACCTGGAGCTCACTGGACCAAACAACTTGTCTCCTTCCAAAAACTTAAACTGACCAACAACCACCTTGACACCTTCGGCCAT ATTGTATTAAACTCCATGCATAAATACCAGCCACGGCTACACATAGTGAAGGCTGATGAGAAGAACGGGTTTGGTTCCACCAGCACCGTGTTCTGTACACACTCGTTCCCTGAGACCATCTTCATCGCCGTCACGTCCTACCAGAACCACACA ATCACTCAGCTGAAGATTGAGAACAATCCGTTTGCTAAAGGTTTCCGCGGTAATGAAGACATTGATATGCTTCGAATATCTTGCGCACAGAG GGAATTCCCGCTGGTACCAAGAACAACAGTTCGCCCGAGATCTGATTCAGCCACGCCCTACACAGTTAACCTCGCCCTCATGTCCGACTACACTGGCCCACATCCTCCAG GAAAACGAGGACAAGACACCCCTACACCAGAAGACCAACAAAATTTCACCAAAACTGACTCTTCCTCTCACCTCCTGACCTATCAGATGGAAGCTGGGTTGAGTAACGGAGCCCCCTACAGGGCGGAGTCAGCGCAGTGCCAGCCGTGTATGTACGCTGGTGTTATGTGGGAATCTTACCCCGAGTGCCCAACATATTCATCATTTACGTCCTCTTGGGAAGCAGACGGGGCCCCGTACTCCACCCCAGAACTTAACCAGGACATCTACCCACAATACATCTGTGAACCAGGCATGCAGCCACATTGCACAATGCCTGAGTACACAGGGTGGAGCGGTAACTGA
- the cfap73 gene encoding coiled-coil domain-containing protein 42 homolog isoform X2, which produces MSGDLEECIRTVFEEHLKDVQEENVCSGVTRLLEKRRHMKHVDGVLRTQRQEFEVKRQSVRQRREELKKKEENLKDSLLKFDKFLKENDAKRARGVRKAESERAVLRERERELERLHTDIAALLVKKEKLEERVERFKVYSEFLHTVMKTGTKFEDVGQLVSRFETLMSTREQLLRRQSEMERQRERDRLELRRYVSEQNSVLLQHSNTLSQLQTELDNALSYTLTQESSWTHTQAAAVTDTHQLSQIKVATLNLYHMTGGITGGDEGVDVDDTEEQLDRVQVFMADRAELVSHLRSDRSSRSSRLSDAV; this is translated from the exons atgagtGGGGATCTGGAGGAGTGCATCAGGACTGTTTTTGAGGAACATCTAAAAGA TGTGCAGGAGGAAAATGTGTGTTCAGGAGTCACACGCCTGCTGGAGAAACGCAGACACATGAAACATGTGGACGGTGTGTTGAGGACACAGagacag gagttTGAGGTAAAGAGACAGAGTGTGAGACAGAGAAGAGAGGAGctgaagaagaaagaagaaaatctTAAAGACTCTTTACTCAAATTCGACAAATTTCTCAAA gaGAACGATGCTAAGCGAGCGAGAGGTGTGAGGAAGGCAGAGTCAGAGCGAGCCGTGCTGAGAGAACGAGAGCGAGAGTTGGAGCGGTTACACACAGACATCGCCGCCCTGCTGGTGAAAAAGGAGAAACTGGAGGAAAGAGTCGAGCGCTTCAAAGTTTACAGCGAGTTCTTACACACCGTCATGAAGACGGGGACAAAG TTCGAGGATGTGGGGCAGCTGGTGTCGCGCTTCGAGACATTAATGTCGACACGAGAGCAGCTGCTGAGACGACAGAGCGAGAtggagagacagcgagagagagacaggttgGAGCTGAGACGCTACGTGAGCGAGCAGAACTCCGTCTTACTGCAACACAGCAACACCCTGTCACAGCTACAGACCGAGCTCGACAACGCCCTgtcttacacactcacacag GAGTCGTCGTGGACGCACACGCAGGCGGCGGCAGTGACAGACACTCATCAGCTGAGTCAGATAAAGGTCGCGACCCTCAACCTTTATCACATGACCGGGGGCATCACGGGCGGAGACGAGGGTGTTGATGTGGACGACACTGAGGAACAGCTGGACCGG gtTCAGGTGTTTATGGCTGATCGGGCCGAGCTGGTCTCACATCTGAGATCAGACAGGAGCAGCAGATCATCCAGGCTGAGTGACGcagtgtga
- the cfap73 gene encoding coiled-coil domain-containing protein 42 homolog isoform X1, whose product MSGDLEECIRTVFEEHLKENVSVQEENVCSGVTRLLEKRRHMKHVDGVLRTQRQEFEVKRQSVRQRREELKKKEENLKDSLLKFDKFLKENDAKRARGVRKAESERAVLRERERELERLHTDIAALLVKKEKLEERVERFKVYSEFLHTVMKTGTKFEDVGQLVSRFETLMSTREQLLRRQSEMERQRERDRLELRRYVSEQNSVLLQHSNTLSQLQTELDNALSYTLTQESSWTHTQAAAVTDTHQLSQIKVATLNLYHMTGGITGGDEGVDVDDTEEQLDRVQVFMADRAELVSHLRSDRSSRSSRLSDAV is encoded by the exons atgagtGGGGATCTGGAGGAGTGCATCAGGACTGTTTTTGAGGAACATCTAAAAGA GAATGTTAGTGTGCAGGAGGAAAATGTGTGTTCAGGAGTCACACGCCTGCTGGAGAAACGCAGACACATGAAACATGTGGACGGTGTGTTGAGGACACAGagacag gagttTGAGGTAAAGAGACAGAGTGTGAGACAGAGAAGAGAGGAGctgaagaagaaagaagaaaatctTAAAGACTCTTTACTCAAATTCGACAAATTTCTCAAA gaGAACGATGCTAAGCGAGCGAGAGGTGTGAGGAAGGCAGAGTCAGAGCGAGCCGTGCTGAGAGAACGAGAGCGAGAGTTGGAGCGGTTACACACAGACATCGCCGCCCTGCTGGTGAAAAAGGAGAAACTGGAGGAAAGAGTCGAGCGCTTCAAAGTTTACAGCGAGTTCTTACACACCGTCATGAAGACGGGGACAAAG TTCGAGGATGTGGGGCAGCTGGTGTCGCGCTTCGAGACATTAATGTCGACACGAGAGCAGCTGCTGAGACGACAGAGCGAGAtggagagacagcgagagagagacaggttgGAGCTGAGACGCTACGTGAGCGAGCAGAACTCCGTCTTACTGCAACACAGCAACACCCTGTCACAGCTACAGACCGAGCTCGACAACGCCCTgtcttacacactcacacag GAGTCGTCGTGGACGCACACGCAGGCGGCGGCAGTGACAGACACTCATCAGCTGAGTCAGATAAAGGTCGCGACCCTCAACCTTTATCACATGACCGGGGGCATCACGGGCGGAGACGAGGGTGTTGATGTGGACGACACTGAGGAACAGCTGGACCGG gtTCAGGTGTTTATGGCTGATCGGGCCGAGCTGGTCTCACATCTGAGATCAGACAGGAGCAGCAGATCATCCAGGCTGAGTGACGcagtgtga
- the iqcd gene encoding dynein regulatory complex protein 10, with product MATRTRKKLVPPEVQCILTVLDECVHKIDVISVLPCELMHPRSIPEELGDTAVESLRNHLRLTRELCSLQDTDAAKDKSMASGVQDSLRDFLRHLRPHIGEESVKTALQGAGPIVEEDREAVQALQAGLQEFRDVLMERLMVSSREERERRRLGEDVRERQQRNVKLLNRVEQEVRAATKHRDDVIGKKEEAIRRIKVSLHQMEREWEEFVQSMQKKAEQQHQSDLRNSEVKQLRLREEANQLRAQLENLVAQNRERKTTLRTRNSKLETEIENWIQKYDTEMGGKQEKLERLTRAYEEERAELQQLQEHFSVLELEYSQIVEEQRRECERREEEERDRETKSRAAVVIQAFWRGWRVRNAMKKKSKGKKGKKGKSKKGK from the exons ATGGCCACCAGAACCAGGAAGAAACTCGTGCCTCCGGAAGTCCAGTGCATCCTCACCGTGCTGGACGAGTGCGTGCATAAGATAGACGTGATATCGGTTCTTCCGTGTGAGCTCATGCACCCCAGGAGCATCCCTGAAGAGCTTGGGGACACAGCGGTCGAGTCGCTTAGGAATCACCTGCGACTAACCCGGGAGCTCTGCTCACTGCAGGACACAGACGCAGCGAAAGACAAGTCGATGGCGAGCGGTGTGCAGGACTCGTTAAGGGACTTTCTGCGCCATCTGAGGCCTCACATAGGGGAAGAGTCAGTGAAGACGGCACTACAAGGGGCCGGGCCAATCGTGGAAGAGGATAGGGAGGCTGTGCAGGCGCTGCAGGCGGGGCTACAGGAGTTCAGAGACGTGCTAATGGAGCGCCTGATGGTCTCGTCCCGAGAGGAGCGGGAACGCAGGAGGCTCGGCGAGgacgtgagagagagacagcagcgTAACGTGAAGCTCCTCAACAGGGTGGAGCAGGAAGTGAGAGCGGCGACTAAACACCGAGACGATGTG ATCGGTAAGAAGGAGGAAGCAATCCGGCGTATAAAAGTTTCCCTCCATCAGAtggagagagagtgggaggagTTTGTGCAGTCGATGCAGAAGAAGGCGGAGCAGCAGCACCAATCAGATCTGAGGAACTCTGAGGTGAAGCAGCTTCGCCTCCGGGAGGAAGCCAATCAGCTGCGAGCTCAGCTCGAAAACCTGGTAGCGCAGAACAGGGAGAGAAAGACGACCCTGagaacg AGGAACAGCAAGCTGGAGACCGAGATCGAAAACTGGATTCAGAAGTACGACACGGAGATGGGAGGGAAACAG GAGAAGCTGGAGCGTCTGACGCGGGCGTACGAGGAGGAGCGGGCGGAGCTGCAGCAGCTGCAGGAGCACTTCAGCGTGCTGGAGCTCGAGTACTCGCAGATCGTAGAGGAGCAACGGAGAGAGTGCGAGCGACGGGAGGAGGAGGAACGAGACAGGGAGACCAAGAGCCGAGCGGCCGTCGTCATCCAGGCGTTCTGGAGAGGATGGAGAGTCCGCAACGCCATGAAGAAGAAAAGCAAGGGCAAGAAGGGCAAGAAGGGCAAAAGCAAGAAGGGGAAGTGA